One region of Collinsella aerofaciens ATCC 25986 genomic DNA includes:
- a CDS encoding RNA polymerase sigma factor SigF: MTERSRSGKAAWDKEKTRELFRRYKETGDPDAREQLVMSHMNLVRFLANKFKNRGEPLDDLMQVGYLGLLKAIDRFDPERGLEFTTFATPTILGEIKRHFRDKGWSVRVPRRLQELSAKVNQATDKLTNELQRSPKVEEIAEYLDVTVDEVLEAMESSSAYTSVPIEAPGASDSDDAPSILDRYADDDNELDFTDDRLVIEEAIRDFSPREREVIELRFVKGMTQIEIAKKLGISQVQVSRLLRRTLKKIQDKIDPDGVMIRS; the protein is encoded by the coding sequence ATGACCGAACGTTCCCGGAGCGGCAAGGCCGCTTGGGACAAGGAGAAAACCCGCGAGCTGTTTCGTCGTTACAAGGAGACCGGTGATCCGGACGCCCGTGAGCAGCTCGTCATGTCCCATATGAACCTGGTAAGGTTTCTTGCCAACAAATTTAAGAATCGCGGCGAGCCGCTCGACGACCTCATGCAGGTCGGCTATCTGGGCTTGCTCAAGGCTATCGACCGCTTTGACCCCGAGCGCGGACTCGAGTTCACAACGTTTGCAACACCCACTATCCTGGGCGAGATCAAACGCCATTTCCGCGACAAGGGCTGGAGCGTGCGCGTACCGCGTCGTCTGCAGGAGCTCTCGGCCAAGGTCAACCAAGCTACCGACAAACTTACCAACGAGCTGCAGCGTTCGCCCAAGGTTGAGGAGATCGCTGAGTATCTAGATGTGACTGTCGATGAGGTCCTCGAGGCTATGGAATCGTCTTCGGCCTATACCTCGGTGCCCATCGAGGCTCCTGGTGCGTCCGATTCCGACGATGCCCCTTCGATTCTTGACCGTTACGCCGACGACGACAACGAGCTCGACTTTACCGATGACCGCCTGGTGATCGAGGAAGCCATCCGCGATTTCTCGCCGCGCGAGCGCGAGGTGATCGAGCTGCGCTTTGTGAAGGGCATGACCCAGATCGAGATCGCCAAGAAGCTGGGTATTTCTCAGGTGCAGGTTTCGCGTCTGCTGCGCCGCACGCTTAAGAAGATTCAGGACAAGATCGACCCCGACGGAGTGATGATTCGTTCATGA